The Lycium barbarum isolate Lr01 chromosome 10, ASM1917538v2, whole genome shotgun sequence genome includes a region encoding these proteins:
- the LOC132614854 gene encoding uncharacterized oxidoreductase At4g09670-like, with translation MSKDEKPVRFGIIGCAEIARKVSRAINLSPNSTLYAISSRSIEKAKNFAIKNNLLSDSLKIYGSYNEILDDPFVDAVYMPLPTSFHLHWAILAAEKKKHLLLEKPTALNVTELDKILDACEKNGVQFMDASMWYHHPRTGKLKELLSDPKLFGQVKAIHSSSSYSPGQEFLENNIRVKPDLDALGALGDAGWYCIGGILWAMNQNPPTTVTALPNVARNSAGVILTCSASLYWEKEETVATFYCSFVSHETMDLKIYGSNGTCYLYDFIIPFDEDSASFNFTSGAKFVDLHIGWNMKPQVVEVSSELPQEAFMIQEFASLVKAIEVLKSKPESKWPRTSRLTQLVLDAVNKSIDLGFQPVHM, from the exons ATGTCTAAAGATGAAAAACCAGTTCGTTTTGGCATCATAGGATGTGCAGAGATTGCAAGAAAAGTATCAAGAGCCATTAATTTATCTCCAAATTCAACACTTTATGCTATATCAAGTCGTTCAATTGAAAAAGCCAAGAACTTTGCAATCAAGAACAATTTATTATCAGATTCTTTAAAGATTTATGGAAGTTATAATGAAATTCTTGATGACCCTTTTGTTGATGCAGTGTATATGCCTTTACCTACTAGTTTTCACCTTCATTGGGCAATTTTAGCTGCTGAAAAAAAGAAGCATTTGTTGTTGGAAAAACCAACTGCTTTGAATGTAACTGAGTTGGATAAGATTCTTGATGCTTGTGAGAAAAATGGGGTCCAGTTTATGGATGCTAGTATGTGGTATCATCATCCAAGAACTGGTAAATTAAAGGAGTTGCTTAGTGATCCTAAGCTATTTGGACAAGTCAAAGCA ATCCACAGCTCATCATCATATTCACCGGGCCAAGAATTTCTTGAAAATAACATCAGAGTAAAGCCAGACTTGGATGCCCTCGGGGCACTAGGAGACGCGGGCTGGTACTGCATTGGGGGGATATTGTGGGCCATGAACCAAAATCCGCCAACAACTGTAACTGCACTGCCTAATGTAGCAAGAAACTCAGCTGGAGTTATCTTGACATGTAGTGCCTCTTTATATTGGGAAAAAGAGGAAACTGTTGCTACATTTTACTGCTCATTTGTTTCACACGAGACAATGGACTTGAAAATTTATGGCTCTAACGGGACGTGTTATCTCTATGACTTTATTATCCCGTTTGATGAGGATTCTGCTTCGTTCAACTTCACTTCTGGTGCTAAGTTTGTGGATCTTCATATCGGATGGAACATGAAACCTCAGGTAGTTGAAGTAAGTTCTGAGTTGCCACAAGAGGCTTTTATGATTCAAGAATTTGCTAGCTTGGTTAAGGCTATTGAAGTGTTGAAAAGCAAACCGGAGAGCAAATGGCCTCGTACTAGCAGACTCACTCAACTCGTGCTCGATGCTGTGAATAAATCTATAGACCTCGGTTTCCAACCAGTTCATATGTAA
- the LOC132616169 gene encoding pentatricopeptide repeat-containing protein At3g14330 produces MSIPAISLPTNITVTTTITATSIFKNLNKKTPTKPFNSTLKSLTKSGKLDEALLFLESNKSSQFDIESYSSLLHTCISKKSVEHGHRIYIHLLLNPNKTYLNNPFILSKLITLFSVCNQLDEARRIFEHGVGNEDRPESVWVAMGIGYLKKRCFKEALLVYCRMLLGFIEPGNFAFSMALKACSGISDLRVGRGVHGQIVKGKKEPDQVVYNALMGMYNECGSFRDVLKVFEEMPERNVASWNSFIGGFVKKGQVFEAFEMFRRMQREGVGYSWVTFTTILAVCSQVTYLYYGREVHAQIVKANKIPDVVLLNSLLDMYAKCGAMEYCRRVFERMKYKDITSWNTVINGYAINGLMEETMKLFDEMVGSGVRPDGVTFISLLSGCSHAGLADLGEELFDSMMADFGIRPSLEHYACLIDILGRAGKIKEALQVVEKMPVKPSGSIWGSLLNSCRLHGNVSLAELVAEQLFEMEPNNCGNYVMLSNIYANAGMWEGVKKVRQMMENKGVKKEAGCSWIQVRNKVHTFIAGGGFEFRNSDEYKEVWDELSEAIEKMGYKPDTRVVLHDVNEGTKVEWICGHSERLATVFGLIQTGSGIPIRVTKNIRICADCHSWMKFVSKITRRKIIVRDTNRFHHFDEGKCSCNDYW; encoded by the exons ATGTCCATTCCCGCCATTTCTCTACCAACTAACATAACTGTCACAACTACCATAACCGCCACTTCAATCTTCAAAAACCTTAACAAGAAAACACCCACAAAACCCTTCAATTCAACTCTCAAATCACTCACAAAATCCGGAAAACTCGACGAAGCTCTTCTCTTTTTAGAATCCAACAAATCATCTCAATTCGATATCGAATCTTATTCTTCTCTCCTCCATACATGTATCTCAAAAAAATCAGTAGAACATGGTCATAGAATATATATTCACCTTCTTTTAAATCCAAACAAAACTTATCTGAACAACCCTTTTATATTGTCTAAGTTAATTACCCTTTTCTCTGTTTGTAACCAACTAGATGAAGCTCGAAGGATTTTCGAGCACGGGGTTGGAAATGAGGATCGACCTGAATCAGTTTGGGTCGCAATGGGAATTGGGTATTTAAAAAAAAGGTGTTTTAAGGAAGCATTATTGGTTTATTGTAGAATGTTGTTGGGGTTTATTGAACCGGGGAATTTCGCGTTTTCGATGGCTTTAAAAGCTTGTTCGGGGATATCGGATTTGAGGGTAGGTAGAGGTGTTCATGGACAAATTGTTAAAGGTAAGAAAGAACCTGATCAAGTTGTGTATAATGCTCTTATGGGTATGTATAATGAGTGTGGGAGTTTTCGCGATGTTTTGAAGGTGTTTGAGGAAATGCCTGAGAGAAATGTTGCAAGTTGGAATTCGTTTATCGGGGGGTTTGTTAAGAAAGGACAGGTTTTTGAGGCGTTTGAGATGTTTAGGAGAATGCAAAGAGAGGGTGTGGGGTATAGTTGGGTAACTTTTACGACGATTTTAGCTGTATGTTCTCAGGTTACGTATCTTTATTATGGGAGAGAGGTACATGCACAAATTGTTAAAGCAAATAAAATTCCTGATGTTGTTTTGCTTAACTCGCTTTTGGATATGTATGCGAAATGTGGAGCAATGGAGTATTGCAGAAGAGTGTTTGAGAGAATGAAGTACAAAGACATAACATCGTGGAATACTGTTATTAACGGGTATGCAATCAATGGGTTAATGGAAGAAACAATGAAGTTGTTTGATGAAATGGTCGGTAGTGGAGTTAGACCGGATGGGGTGACGTTTATCTCTTTGTTGTCTGGCTGTAGCCACGCAGGGCTTGCGGACTTAGGTGAGGAATTGTTTGATAGCATGATGGCAGATTTTGGAATTCGGCCTTCGTTGGAGCATTATGCTTGTCTTATTGATATATTAGGTAGAGCTGGGAAAATTAAAGAGGCACTGCAAGTAGTGGAGAAAATGCCTGTTAAGCCTAGTGGAAGCATTTGGGGCTCACTGCTCAATTCATGCAGACTTCACGGAAATGTTTCTCTTGCAGAACTCGTGGCAGAGCAGTTATTCGAGATGGAACCTAACAACTGCGGGAATTATGTGATGCTGTCAAATATTTATGCAAATGCag GGATGTGGGAGGGAGTTAAAAAAGTGAGGCAGATGATGGAGAATAAGGGAGTAAAAAAGGAGGCTGGATGCAGCTGGATACAGGTTAGAAATAAAGTACACACTTTTATAGCTGGTGGTGGTTTTGAATTTCGTAATTCGGATGAATACAAGGAAGTTTGGGATGAATTATCAGAAGCTATTGAGAAAATGGGGTATAAGCCTGATACAAGAGTTGTGCTTCATGATGTAAACGAGGGAACGAAAGTAGAATGGATATGTGGACACAGTGAACGGCTTGCTACAGTATTTGGTTTGATTCAAACTGGTTCCGGTATTCCAATTAGAGTGACGAAAAATATTCGTATTTGTGCGGATTGTCACTCTTGGATGAAGTTTGTGTCCAAAATAACAAGAAGAAAGATTATAGTGAGAGACACAAATCGGTTCCACCATTTTGATGAAGGGAAATGCTCTTGCAATGATTACTGGTGA
- the LOC132614853 gene encoding beta-1,4-xylosyltransferase IRX14-like: MKQLTALQQGRRSNSFRGLDSPSEGSVKSPATIFWLVLHGVCCLISLVLGFRFSRLVFFLLFTNSTFSPNGGVYSASSLFHDPGADVGVQTKMMSFSGGQGNNTAATVSSSRVVVGRHGILIRPWPHPNASEVMQAHKIMEIVQREQRLQYGVKSPRTVIAVTPTYVRTFQTLHLTGVMHSLMNVPYDVVWIVVEAGGATNETASLIEKSGLKTIHIGLRERMPILWEDRHKLEAKMRLRALRYVREEKLDGVVIFGDDSNMHSLEIFDEIQKVRWIGALSVGILAHSGGAEEEISTVQKEEDRNLQMPVQGPACNSSDHFVGWHTFDSSPFAEKSARYIGDRAVVLPRKLEWAGFVLNSRLVWKDAEDKPEWVKDLNDVIGGREDVENPLSLLKDPSMVEPLGSCGRKVMLWWLRVEARADSKFPARWIIDPPLDVTVPAKRTPWPDSPPELPSGEKLVTMQEHTEKRPPKTRSRKRSSRGKRKHVAKNVDDRRSTRQSMEN, from the exons ATGAAGCAATTAACGGCTTTACAACAAGGTAGAAGGAGTAATAGTTTTAGAGGGTTAGATTCACCATCAGAAGGGTCAGTAAAGTCACCAGCGACTATTTTCTGGCTTGTGTTACATGGGGTTTGTTGTTTGATAAGTTTGGTACTTGGTTTTAGATTTTCAAGATTGGTTTTCTTCCTTTTGTTCACAAACTCTACTTTTAGTCCCAATGGCGGTGTTTACTCCGCGTCGTCGTTGTTTCATGATCCCGGTGCTGATGTAGGTGTTCAGACGAAAATGATGTCGTTTTCGG GTGGTCAGGGGAATAACACGGCGGCTACGGTGTCGAGTAGCCGGGTGGTGGTAGGGCGGCACGGGATATTAATCCGACCCTGGCCCCACCCGAACGCGAGTGAAGTAATGCAGGCTCATAAGATAATGGAGATAGTTCAAAGGGAACAGAGATTACAATATGGTGTTAAGAGTCCAAGGACTGTAATTGCTGTAACTCCAACATATGTGAGAACTTTTCAGACTTTGCATCTTACTGGTGTGATGCATTCTTTAATGAACGTGCCTTACGATGTCGTGTGGATTGTGGTGGAAGCTGGAGGAGCCACTAATGAGACCGCATCGCTGATAGAGAAATCGGGTCTGAAAACAATTCACATTGGATTACGTGAGAGGATGCCTATTCTGTGGGAAGATCGTCATAAACTGGAGGCAAAAATGAGACTTCGAGCTTTGAG ATATGTGAGAGAAGAGAAGTTGGatggggtggtgatatttggtgATGATAGTAATATGCATAGTTTAGAGATTTTTGATGAGATCCAAAAAGTGAGATGGATTGGCGCTCTGTCGGTGGGCATTCTTGCTCATTCGGGTGGTGCGGAGGAGGAGATATCAACAGTTCAGAAAGAGGAAGATAGGAATTTGCAAATGCCAGTTCAAGGTCCAGCTTGTAATTCATCAGATCATTTTGTTGGTTGGCACACCTTTGATTCGTCTCCATTCGCGGAAAAGAGTGCCAGATACATTGGTGACAGGGCAGTTGTGTTGCCAAGGAAGCTTGAGTGGGCTGGCTTTGTGTTGAATTCTAGGTTAGTATGGAAAGATGCTGAAGATAAGCCTGAATGGGTTAAGGATTTGAATGATGTAATTGGGGGGAGGGAGGATGTTGAGAACCCTTTGTCTTTGCTGAAGGATCCTTCAATGGTGGAGCCTCTCGGAAGTTGTGGGCGCAAAGTTATGCTGTGGTGGCTACGTGTTGAAGCACGGGCAGACAGCAAATTCCCCGCCAG ATGGATCATTGACCCACCACTAGATGTGACTGTCCCAGCAAAACGCACACCATGGCCAGATTCTCCTCCGGAGCTCCCTTCGGGTGAAAAGTTGGTCACTATGCAAGAGCACACTGAGAAGCGCCCACCAAAAACACGATCAAGAAAACGTAGTTCTCGGGGAAAGAGGAAGCATGTAGCAAAGAACGTGGACGACCGTCGTTCAACCAGGCAATCAATGGAGAACTAG